A portion of the Bombus pascuorum chromosome 8, iyBomPasc1.1, whole genome shotgun sequence genome contains these proteins:
- the LOC132909681 gene encoding large ribosomal subunit protein uL30 has protein sequence MSDAKKETEPAAAKKLPAAAKKLPAVPESVLRRRKVREAVRAARVQTSIKQRASRYLKRKLIFKNAEKYVKEYRMKERDQIRLARQAKSKGNYYIFNEARLAFVIRIRGVNQVSPKVRKVLQLFRLKQINNGVFVKLNKATINMLRIVEPYITWGYPNLKSVRELIYKRGFAKVNRQRIPITSNSIIEKKLGRSSIICIEDLIHEIFMVGPKFKFASNFLWPFKLNTPNGGWRKKTNHYVEGGDFGNREDKINELLRRMI, from the exons gaaaaaagaaactgagCCCGCAGCAGCTAAAAAGCTGCCGGCAGCAGCTAAAAAGCTGCCGGCAGTGCCAGAATCAGTCCTTAGAAGAAGGAAAGTTCGTGAAGCAGTACGAGCTGCACGTGTTCAAACATCGATTAAG cAACGCGCGAGTCGATATCTGAAAAGGAAACTAATCTTTAAGAATGCTGAAAAATATGTGAAGGAATacagaatgaaagaaagagacCAAATCAGATTGGCAAGACAAGCTAAGTCTAAAGGCAACTATTACATCTTTAACGAAGCACGTTTGGCATTTGTCATCCGTATTCGGGG tgTGAATCAAGTTTCTCCTAAAGTACGTAAAGTACTTCAGTTGTTCCGTCTGAAACAGATCAATAATGGCGTATTTGTGAAACTAAACAAGGCAACAATTAACATGCTTCGCATCGTTGAACCTTATATCACATGGGGATATCCAAATCTAAAATCAGTTAGAGAATTGATCTATAAAAGAGGATTTGCCAAAGTAAACAGGCAACGAATTCCAATTACAAGCAATTCAATCATTGAAAAAAAACTTG GTCGCTCTAGTATTATTTGTATAGAAGATTTAATCCATGAAATATTCATGGTTGGACCAAAATTCAAGTTTGCAAGCAATTTCTTATGGCCATTTAAg CTCAACACACCTAATGGTGGATGGCGTAAGAAGACTAACCATTATGTTGAAGGTGGCGATTTTGGTAATCGTGAAGACAAAATCAATGAACTCCTCAGAAGaatgatttaa